One genomic window of Nitrosomonas sp. Is35 includes the following:
- a CDS encoding ABC transporter ATP-binding protein, with protein MALLEIRNVIKRFGQFTAVDNISIAIKAGEFFTLLGPSGCGKTTLLRMIAGFDAPDGGKILLDGEDIVSLPPEQRPFHTVFQSYALFPHMTVASNIGFPLKMAGKTPAEIKTRVADTLAEVELTPFADRYPHELSGGQKQRVAFARGLINQPRLLLLDEPLGALDEKLRENMQRELINLQANAGVTFIYVTHAQNEALALSHRIAVMNQGRIEQIDEPSRIYNFPVNRFVADFIGKINLLSARVIEVSASDLKLTVTGLGEVMVPFSGQVKAGDQGVFAVRPEQVRIVAQSPETAVESQLLGKIKDFLYIGDVTTYIIALANGTLIEALLPNSVPGHAKLFDIGDSVVISWQEQSAQFLPD; from the coding sequence ATGGCACTGCTCGAAATCCGGAATGTGATCAAGCGGTTTGGACAATTCACTGCCGTCGATAACATCAGCATAGCCATTAAAGCCGGTGAATTCTTTACGCTGCTGGGCCCGTCCGGTTGCGGCAAAACGACATTGTTACGCATGATCGCTGGGTTCGACGCGCCCGACGGCGGGAAAATTCTGCTGGACGGTGAAGACATCGTCAGCTTACCGCCGGAGCAACGCCCGTTTCATACCGTTTTCCAGAGCTACGCCTTATTCCCTCATATGACGGTTGCCAGCAATATCGGATTTCCGCTGAAAATGGCGGGTAAAACACCGGCGGAAATTAAAACCCGGGTGGCCGATACTTTGGCGGAAGTCGAGCTGACTCCATTCGCCGATCGTTACCCGCATGAATTATCCGGCGGGCAAAAACAACGCGTGGCATTTGCCCGGGGGCTCATCAATCAACCGCGGCTATTATTGCTGGATGAACCATTGGGCGCTCTGGACGAAAAGTTGCGGGAAAACATGCAACGCGAGCTGATCAATTTGCAAGCCAACGCCGGTGTCACGTTCATTTATGTCACGCACGCTCAGAACGAAGCCTTGGCGTTGTCGCATCGCATTGCCGTGATGAATCAAGGCAGAATCGAACAGATCGACGAACCATCCCGGATTTACAATTTCCCAGTCAACCGCTTCGTGGCCGATTTCATTGGTAAGATCAATCTGCTGAGTGCCCGGGTGATCGAGGTTTCCGCTTCGGATTTAAAATTAACAGTGACAGGACTGGGAGAAGTCATGGTGCCGTTCAGCGGCCAAGTCAAAGCGGGCGATCAAGGTGTTTTCGCCGTGCGTCCAGAACAAGTCCGGATCGTTGCACAATCCCCGGAGACAGCGGTTGAATCGCAATTACTCGGAAAAATAAAGGATTTCCTGTATATCGGCGATGTCACCACGTATATCATCGCACTGGCCAACGGCACATTGATCGAAGCATTGCTTCCCAATTCCGTACCGGGTCATGCCAAGCTTTTTGACATCGGCGATTCCGTAGTTATCAGCTGGCAAGAACAATCCGCGCAATTTTTGCCTGATTGA
- a CDS encoding SCP2 domain-containing protein, which translates to MLTSVVTTSINHVLRSERWACERLQTFTGKTIGIRVPPLVNFSVLIDASGEMQQASNAICADATLTFSPLIVSKLLTRETSAFDSIAITGDQSLADELIAIGKQIDLRVIFEQDLSKTIGDIPAHRVGQASEHLIRWPVENVERLSQALAEYWTEESGFLTKPAAIEYFAQEVQNLQFDAEQLEQRLNRLTRQNI; encoded by the coding sequence ATGCTGACATCCGTTGTAACCACGTCTATCAATCATGTTTTACGCAGTGAGCGGTGGGCATGCGAGCGATTGCAAACTTTTACCGGCAAAACGATCGGTATCCGGGTGCCGCCGTTGGTTAACTTCAGTGTGCTCATCGACGCATCAGGAGAAATGCAACAAGCCAGCAACGCTATATGCGCAGACGCGACGCTTACTTTTTCACCGTTGATTGTGTCCAAGTTGCTGACACGGGAAACAAGCGCATTCGATTCGATCGCCATTACCGGCGACCAATCACTGGCGGATGAATTGATCGCGATTGGCAAGCAAATCGATCTTCGTGTCATTTTTGAGCAGGATCTGAGCAAAACGATCGGTGACATTCCCGCCCATCGTGTCGGGCAAGCAAGCGAGCATCTCATACGATGGCCGGTTGAAAATGTTGAGCGCTTGTCGCAGGCACTTGCTGAATATTGGACCGAGGAAAGCGGTTTTCTGACAAAACCCGCGGCTATCGAATACTTTGCACAAGAAGTGCAAAACTTGCAATTCGATGCCGAGCAATTGGAACAACGATTAAACCGGCTTACCCGGCAAAACATCTAA
- the ubiB gene encoding ubiquinone biosynthesis regulatory protein kinase UbiB, with product MRLFRLLKIQYVAFQFGLDEFVLSHSRLRFLRVIVKTLTFWRNLDKPRGVRLRLALATLGPIFVKFGQMLSTRRDILPQDIADELAKLQDQVPPFASDLVFTILEKEYGQKVEEVFFKFDSTPIASASVAQVHLAVLHDGTEVAVKILRPNLAEVIAHDIALMDTGAWLAEALWSDGKRLKLRQVVSEFARHLDDELDLMREAANCSQLRRNFLDSPLLLVPEVYWDYCRNSVMVMERVKGIPISHVDELIAQGTDIPQLARVGVEIFFTQVFRDGYFHADMHPGNIFVGKDGRYIAVDFGIMGTLSDEDKNYLAQNFLAFFRRDYARVAQAHVEAGWAPKDTRVDDFESAVRAVCEPIFDKPLKEISFGRVLLQLFQASRQFNVEIQPQLVLLQKTLLNIEGLGRDLDPNLDLWKTAKPFLENWMSEQIGLRGFASRVQKEAPNWAVILPEFPRLVHQMLSENRNHELEKRMTDLVIEEKRQNRLLALIAILLAGLLAWQIFQ from the coding sequence ATGCGCCTATTCCGCCTCCTAAAAATTCAATACGTCGCGTTCCAATTCGGATTGGACGAATTTGTCCTGAGCCATAGCCGGCTAAGATTCCTGCGCGTCATTGTCAAGACATTAACCTTCTGGCGGAATCTGGATAAACCACGCGGCGTAAGGTTACGGCTGGCTTTGGCGACGTTAGGCCCGATTTTCGTGAAATTCGGTCAAATGCTGTCGACCCGGCGCGATATATTACCGCAGGATATCGCCGACGAACTGGCCAAGCTTCAGGATCAGGTGCCGCCTTTTGCTTCCGACTTGGTATTTACCATCTTGGAAAAAGAATACGGCCAGAAGGTTGAAGAAGTTTTTTTCAAGTTTGATTCGACACCCATCGCCAGCGCATCGGTCGCGCAAGTTCATCTGGCGGTGTTGCATGACGGCACCGAAGTCGCTGTTAAAATATTGCGTCCCAATCTCGCAGAAGTCATTGCCCATGACATTGCGTTGATGGACACCGGCGCCTGGCTGGCTGAAGCGCTATGGTCCGACGGCAAACGCTTGAAATTGCGTCAAGTCGTGTCGGAATTCGCCCGGCACCTAGATGACGAACTGGATCTGATGCGCGAAGCGGCCAATTGCAGCCAGTTACGCCGCAATTTCCTGGATTCTCCACTGTTACTGGTGCCCGAAGTGTATTGGGATTACTGCCGCAACAGCGTGATGGTGATGGAACGCGTCAAAGGCATTCCGATCAGCCATGTCGACGAATTAATCGCGCAAGGCACCGATATCCCGCAACTGGCGCGCGTTGGCGTGGAAATATTCTTCACCCAGGTATTCCGCGATGGTTATTTCCATGCCGATATGCACCCGGGAAACATCTTTGTCGGCAAGGATGGCCGCTACATTGCGGTCGACTTCGGCATTATGGGAACGCTCAGCGATGAAGACAAAAATTATCTGGCACAGAATTTCCTGGCTTTTTTCCGCCGTGATTACGCGCGTGTTGCGCAAGCGCACGTCGAGGCCGGATGGGCGCCTAAGGATACCCGGGTAGACGATTTCGAATCCGCTGTTCGGGCTGTCTGTGAACCGATTTTTGACAAACCGTTGAAAGAAATTTCGTTCGGACGGGTACTGCTGCAATTATTCCAGGCCTCGCGGCAATTCAATGTCGAAATCCAGCCGCAATTGGTACTGCTGCAAAAAACCCTGCTCAATATCGAAGGCCTGGGGCGCGACCTGGATCCGAATCTGGATCTGTGGAAAACAGCGAAACCTTTCCTGGAAAATTGGATGTCGGAACAAATCGGCTTGCGCGGATTTGCCAGCCGGGTACAAAAAGAAGCACCCAACTGGGCTGTCATCCTGCCGGAATTTCCCCGCCTGGTCCATCAGATGCTGTCCGAGAACCGCAATCACGAACTGGAAAAAAGAATGACCGATCTGGTCATTGAAGAGAAACGGCAAAACCGCTTGCTGGCGCTTATCGCAATCTTATTGGCAGGATTGCTGGCTTGGCAGATATTTCAATAA
- a CDS encoding class I SAM-dependent methyltransferase, which yields MPFSYSNQLSTIVGFAEQQNPESILDIGIGMGQYGFLLRTNLENVNLFEIDGSNGRQRSRDQWKIRIDGIEGFAGYITPVHEYSYTNLFIGEALKLLPTLGDKIYDLVLAIDILEHFDKEQGVIFLKECRRVCKGSVLISTPKEFIEQEVQANPLENHRSHWTEEDLKLCGFDHFLPNPLSLIAIANNKSE from the coding sequence ATGCCATTTAGCTATAGTAATCAGCTCAGCACAATCGTTGGTTTCGCTGAGCAGCAGAATCCGGAATCAATTCTCGATATTGGCATTGGAATGGGACAGTATGGATTTTTGCTGCGCACAAATTTGGAAAATGTAAATCTTTTTGAAATTGACGGTTCAAATGGACGCCAACGCAGTAGGGATCAATGGAAGATTAGAATCGACGGGATTGAAGGTTTTGCAGGCTATATTACTCCGGTGCACGAGTATTCATACACCAATTTGTTCATCGGCGAGGCGCTGAAATTGCTGCCGACGCTAGGGGATAAAATTTACGACTTAGTGCTTGCCATCGATATTCTGGAGCATTTTGATAAAGAGCAGGGTGTCATTTTTCTAAAAGAATGCCGGCGGGTATGCAAGGGTTCTGTCCTGATCAGCACGCCGAAGGAATTTATTGAACAAGAAGTCCAGGCAAATCCCCTGGAGAATCATCGATCGCATTGGACTGAGGAGGATTTGAAGCTTTGTGGTTTCGATCATTTTTTACCGAATCCATTGAGCCTGATTGCGATCGCAAACAATAAGAGCGAATAG
- a CDS encoding fatty acid desaturase family protein, whose translation MANSIDKAELKALYQHRWQPNLKIPLFYGIWIGLGIIAWQAPHWSIVWLCYLAMGYMQMGIVTFMHDCTHSVLFKAKWKNWVFGVFTMIPLVISFTAFKEDHLLHHRFNRSAKDPDAFTMGKRGIGDHILFYAYAVIGVLLTAIQFVIIFPIQKLRGAKALAHWSEIALHAMITVSIFEWASSQGIAAEVFALWFWPLIFFGFFNSVRFVAEHYGTPWNAGQLAGTRTIISNPMNSWFWNNINYHIGHHVYPAVPWYNLQKLHVLMLPEINRQNAIIDKSYCAVFLDAMINGPESLRRNIVRNEKRNTTSADADSPSAPTGTSLNN comes from the coding sequence ATGGCAAATTCTATTGATAAAGCCGAGCTGAAAGCACTCTATCAGCATCGCTGGCAACCCAACCTAAAAATTCCTCTGTTTTACGGCATATGGATAGGGCTCGGTATCATCGCCTGGCAAGCCCCGCATTGGTCCATCGTTTGGCTTTGTTATCTGGCGATGGGTTACATGCAGATGGGCATCGTGACTTTTATGCATGATTGCACACACAGCGTGCTGTTTAAGGCCAAGTGGAAGAATTGGGTATTCGGCGTTTTCACCATGATACCGCTGGTCATTTCATTCACCGCTTTCAAAGAAGATCACCTTCTTCATCATCGTTTTAACCGTTCCGCTAAAGATCCGGATGCATTCACGATGGGCAAGCGAGGGATCGGTGATCACATTCTCTTTTATGCCTATGCCGTCATTGGCGTACTGCTGACAGCCATCCAGTTCGTTATTATTTTTCCCATCCAAAAATTACGGGGCGCGAAAGCCCTCGCGCATTGGAGCGAAATAGCGCTGCATGCGATGATTACCGTCAGTATTTTTGAATGGGCCAGCAGTCAGGGAATTGCGGCTGAGGTTTTCGCACTATGGTTCTGGCCGCTCATTTTCTTTGGATTTTTCAATAGCGTCCGTTTTGTGGCGGAACACTATGGAACGCCCTGGAATGCCGGTCAGCTTGCCGGTACCCGCACCATTATCAGCAATCCGATGAATTCATGGTTCTGGAACAATATTAATTATCACATCGGGCATCACGTATACCCTGCGGTACCTTGGTACAACCTTCAGAAACTGCATGTGCTCATGCTGCCGGAAATTAACCGCCAGAATGCCATTATCGATAAAAGCTACTGTGCGGTTTTCTTGGATGCCATGATCAATGGACCGGAAAGTTTGAGACGGAATATCGTACGCAATGAAAAACGGAACACTACATCAGCAGATGCTGATTCACCATCCGCTCCCACTGGCACATCTCTAAATAATTAA
- a CDS encoding ABC transporter permease codes for MQTSSRLVKWLISAPPLAFLLIFFAAPSLIMIFTSFRLPGEFGGLAPVHILPGNTVEDSGLTVETYRFFFSDFIYFEIFLKSFTVAAFTTVICIAMAYPLALLIARSGKKFRNLMIMLVVLPFASNFLIRIYAWMIILGPESALSHMINSVLAVFGMAPVTLLFSPFAVLIGMIYVHLPFMILPLYTNLEKHDPILLDAAQDLGANRWQRFRYVTWPQSLPGIFSGSALVFIPVLGMFAIPDILGGTGDIMIGNLIKDQFLGTRDWPFGSTLSIMLTLAVLGIAGLFSWLAKPVTRIT; via the coding sequence ATGCAAACATCCAGCCGCCTCGTGAAATGGCTCATCAGCGCACCGCCGCTCGCTTTCTTGCTGATATTCTTTGCCGCGCCGAGTTTGATCATGATCTTTACTTCATTCCGCCTGCCAGGTGAATTTGGCGGACTGGCGCCGGTTCATATCCTGCCGGGAAATACAGTCGAAGATTCCGGCTTGACGGTTGAAACGTATCGATTTTTCTTCAGCGATTTCATCTACTTCGAGATATTCCTCAAATCGTTCACAGTAGCCGCCTTCACCACAGTCATTTGCATCGCCATGGCTTATCCGCTGGCGTTGTTGATCGCCCGCAGCGGGAAGAAATTCCGTAACTTGATGATCATGCTGGTGGTGCTGCCGTTCGCCAGTAATTTTCTGATCCGTATTTATGCCTGGATGATCATCCTCGGCCCGGAATCCGCGCTCAGTCACATGATCAACAGCGTACTGGCAGTTTTCGGCATGGCGCCGGTCACCCTGCTGTTTTCTCCGTTCGCGGTTCTGATCGGGATGATTTACGTGCACTTACCGTTCATGATCCTGCCGTTGTACACCAATCTGGAAAAACACGACCCCATTCTGCTGGATGCCGCGCAGGATCTCGGCGCAAACCGCTGGCAGCGCTTCCGGTATGTCACCTGGCCGCAGTCGCTGCCCGGCATATTTTCCGGGTCGGCGCTGGTTTTCATTCCCGTTCTCGGCATGTTCGCCATTCCCGACATTCTGGGTGGAACGGGCGATATCATGATCGGCAACCTCATCAAGGATCAATTTCTCGGCACGCGCGATTGGCCGTTCGGTTCGACGCTTTCCATCATGCTGACGCTGGCGGTACTGGGCATCGCCGGATTATTTTCCTGGCTTGCCAAACCGGTCACCCGAATTACATAA